A stretch of the Bacteroidota bacterium genome encodes the following:
- a CDS encoding purine-nucleoside phosphorylase produces MTNLLEKVKEAVEFIRTKTTGNYEFGIIMGTGLGGVAREIEIEFTLDYEDIPNFPLPTVDSHKGRLIFGTIFGKKVVAMQGRVHYYEGYTMQQITLPVRVMKFLGVHTLFVSNACGGMHPNYRRGDLMIMVDHINLLGDNPLIGKNFTEFGPRFPDMSEPYSRELIALAEDVALDNKIKLHKGVYVAVSGSNLETRAEYRFLRAIGADVVGMSTVPENIVANHMGMRVLGMSIVTDECFPESLRPVTLQEMLDAAAVAEPRVTKIFTEVIRRIK; encoded by the coding sequence ATGACAAATCTGTTGGAAAAAGTAAAAGAAGCCGTTGAATTTATCAGAACAAAAACAACCGGGAACTATGAATTTGGTATAATTATGGGAACCGGTCTGGGAGGTGTGGCGAGAGAAATTGAAATAGAGTTCACACTTGATTATGAAGATATCCCCAATTTCCCACTTCCTACTGTTGATTCGCACAAAGGAAGACTTATTTTTGGTACCATATTTGGGAAGAAAGTTGTTGCGATGCAGGGGAGGGTTCATTACTACGAAGGTTACACGATGCAGCAGATCACGCTGCCGGTGAGGGTAATGAAATTCCTGGGTGTGCACACTCTGTTTGTTTCGAATGCCTGCGGCGGTATGCATCCCAATTACAGGAGAGGCGACCTGATGATCATGGTTGACCACATCAATCTTCTGGGAGACAATCCATTGATCGGGAAAAACTTCACCGAGTTTGGACCAAGATTCCCTGACATGAGCGAGCCATATTCCCGTGAGTTGATAGCTTTGGCTGAAGATGTTGCGCTTGATAACAAAATTAAACTTCATAAGGGAGTTTATGTTGCTGTATCGGGATCAAATCTTGAGACGAGAGCCGAGTACAGATTTTTACGGGCTATAGGTGCTGATGTGGTTGGAATGTCAACCGTTCCCGAGAATATAGTCGCGAATCATATGGGAATGAGAGTTTTGGGAATGAGTATTGTGACAGATGAGTGTTTCCCTGAATCCCTCAGACCGGTTACACTTCAGGAGATGCTCGACGCGGCAGCAGTCGCAGAGCCGAGAGTGACCAAAATATTTACAGAGGTAATTAGAAGAATAAAATGA
- a CDS encoding YggS family pyridoxal phosphate-dependent enzyme gives MIRKNLEYLRELIANKCLATGREADSVTLVAVSKLFGTDRIREAISAGQIHFGENYAQEFRDKYAELSSENIVWHYIGTLQTNKVKYVAGNAEYIHSVDSLKLLTEIQKQAEKKGVVQKIFLEFKSSFEATKSGSEAEGIFSLAEAASRMDNISVTGLMTMAPFVDDITIIRDAFVRTRVLRDELIRSGYTSLKELSMGMTGDYNVAIEEGTTFLRIGTAIFGERN, from the coding sequence ATGATTAGAAAAAACTTAGAATATTTAAGAGAACTGATTGCCAACAAATGTCTTGCAACAGGCAGGGAGGCAGATTCAGTTACTCTGGTTGCAGTAAGCAAATTATTTGGAACAGACCGGATTCGCGAGGCGATTTCAGCCGGTCAGATCCATTTCGGGGAGAATTACGCCCAGGAATTCAGGGACAAATATGCTGAACTTTCTTCAGAAAATATTGTCTGGCACTATATTGGTACACTTCAAACCAACAAAGTGAAGTATGTTGCAGGGAACGCTGAATACATCCATTCGGTTGATTCATTGAAACTTCTCACCGAAATTCAGAAGCAGGCAGAGAAAAAAGGAGTGGTTCAGAAGATATTTCTTGAATTCAAGTCGTCTTTTGAAGCGACCAAATCGGGAAGTGAGGCTGAGGGAATTTTTTCGCTTGCTGAAGCGGCATCGCGGATGGATAACATTTCGGTTACGGGTCTGATGACCATGGCTCCTTTTGTTGATGACATTACCATAATAAGGGATGCCTTTGTGAGAACAAGGGTGCTTCGTGATGAACTGATCAGGTCGGGTTACACATCTTTGAAAGAGCTCTCGATGGGGATGACAGGGGATTACAATGTAGCAATTGAAGAAGGAACGACTTTTTTAAGAATTGGCACAGCCATTTTTGGTGAAAGAAATTAG
- a CDS encoding DivIVA domain-containing protein: MKLSPVNIKRQEFSKEIRGYNTKEVTDFLEKVADEVESAIKENETLRRTIDHLNLDVERYKTIEDSLQKALIAAQESSGTALQKAHEEAAEIVRHAELEAEKLLADSQQKAIELQQHIAGLEERRAYILARLSAIIETQESVIGETTPVPPADNAADKVETVEEAGFIDHLPVREEIEQPEKQGNNTAVSEEEKRKKLSELFFTGSSDKIDINNIVED, encoded by the coding sequence ATGAAATTATCACCCGTAAACATCAAACGGCAGGAGTTTTCGAAAGAAATAAGAGGCTACAACACAAAGGAAGTAACAGACTTTCTTGAGAAAGTAGCCGATGAGGTGGAATCTGCCATCAAAGAGAATGAGACTCTCCGGAGAACAATAGATCATCTTAATCTCGATGTGGAGAGATACAAAACCATAGAAGACAGTTTGCAGAAGGCTTTGATTGCTGCCCAGGAATCTTCCGGAACGGCACTTCAAAAAGCGCATGAAGAGGCTGCGGAGATAGTGAGACATGCTGAGCTGGAGGCAGAGAAGCTGTTGGCGGATTCTCAGCAAAAAGCGATCGAACTGCAACAGCATATTGCCGGACTGGAAGAAAGAAGGGCTTATATACTCGCAAGACTCTCTGCAATAATAGAGACACAGGAATCTGTGATTGGAGAAACAACACCGGTTCCGCCGGCTGATAATGCGGCGGATAAAGTCGAAACAGTTGAAGAAGCCGGCTTTATTGACCATCTCCCTGTCAGGGAAGAGATTGAACAGCCGGAGAAGCAGGGAAATAATACTGCAGTTTCTGAGGAAGAAAAACGAAAAAAACTGTCGGAGCTTTTCTTTACGGGAAGTTCGGATAAAATTGATATAAATAATATTGTGGAAGACTAA